A window of Mucilaginibacter paludis DSM 18603 contains these coding sequences:
- a CDS encoding AEC family transporter gives MDNFVMIAVCMIAGMVFQAARLVPADAHKGINTWILYLALPAVSFKYIPSIHWSAQMLFPALSSVVVWAGSWVFMELYCRSKKYTQRTRSTLELASGYSNTSFLGFPLIAAYFGEQYLSIAIICDQMMFLLLSTTGIINVVKGDRTGAGRAGVVMILKRLVTFPPFIGCVLALVLSHFFNLSFAQPFFGKLAATVGPLALFSVGLQLKFKGWKQQISQLSVTMLYKLMIAPVLVLIAALVIGIRGDIARVSIFEAAMPTLITSSIISEQFHLNFRLVNLIIGVSILVGFFTTAFWDVALQWLRV, from the coding sequence ATGGATAATTTTGTAATGATAGCCGTTTGTATGATAGCCGGAATGGTGTTCCAGGCGGCGCGACTTGTACCGGCGGATGCGCATAAGGGTATCAATACCTGGATTTTGTATCTGGCGCTGCCCGCGGTATCATTCAAGTATATCCCCAGTATCCATTGGTCGGCCCAAATGTTGTTCCCGGCTTTATCATCTGTGGTGGTATGGGCTGGCAGTTGGGTTTTTATGGAACTGTATTGCAGAAGTAAAAAATATACGCAACGTACCCGGAGCACCCTGGAACTGGCCAGCGGTTACAGCAACACTTCGTTTTTAGGTTTCCCCCTTATTGCTGCCTATTTTGGCGAACAATACCTGAGCATTGCCATTATTTGCGACCAGATGATGTTTTTACTGCTATCAACAACCGGTATTATCAACGTAGTAAAAGGAGACAGAACAGGGGCAGGCCGGGCCGGAGTTGTCATGATATTAAAGCGGTTGGTTACCTTTCCGCCTTTTATCGGCTGTGTGTTGGCCTTAGTGCTTTCGCATTTTTTCAACCTGTCTTTCGCCCAGCCCTTCTTCGGCAAACTTGCGGCAACCGTAGGCCCGCTGGCGCTCTTCTCGGTAGGGTTGCAACTCAAGTTTAAAGGGTGGAAACAGCAAATATCACAACTATCGGTAACGATGCTGTACAAGTTGATGATTGCACCGGTACTTGTACTTATTGCGGCCCTGGTGATCGGCATCCGTGGAGACATTGCCCGTGTAAGCATATTTGAGGCCGCTATGCCCACGCTCATTACCTCGAGCATCATATCTGAGCAGTTTCACCTCAACTTCCGGCTCGTTAACCTCATTATCGGCGTAAGTATATTGGTTGGTTTTTTCACTACGGCCTTTTGGGATGTTGCTTTGCAATGGCTCAGAGTGTGA
- a CDS encoding O-antigen ligase family protein has translation MEQVITTESRADSGSVAGRDTGLNIKSFLLALSLTLMVSVTSFLDYFKIREIFWAVELPPYLFCAMACFFMVSIISFRKDAAGISIIDVAILAFFFYSVVSAYILASPFLPVDRIYSLAGCIIYYSWIRLGFFRNGMVTVLYGILLVSFLQASWGLLQYFALLPSFAGRPGIQGGFINPGIYGCFMAVGLIIGLYLAGIYRGPKLGLILLAIANLIIAAALVFSLSRTAYVAAISGICLLLFFSFKDKIRPLFIRFWPLLTVIIAAVFAALAYYLWQRNTLSVSGRFLIWKISARMFTEHPLWGIGYGNFFTEYGNYQAAYFQSGKGAPQEIQTAGLNYYPFNELLRVAIENGIIGLGLFISAIVLACIQGWRSVKAKVPNAALFTTLLIVILVFGMFSYPFQSAAINCVFYFSIAVIASGQKPLFAFRFSRMAKVALFIPACLLLLLCLQKINALLSWRKIEKTMLYSEGDAFRQYEKTYRVLGNNGAFLFNYGAELGEMGINDKSLQILSLAKRYLSDVELSTRLAMLNSKLHQEKQAEQYYLTAAYMDPKRFVPLDNLFIFYQNTRQTQKAQNMALLIINKPVKVPSAKIAVIKNAARQYLQNLAPVDIKN, from the coding sequence ATGGAACAAGTTATTACGACAGAATCCAGGGCAGACTCCGGTTCTGTAGCTGGCCGGGATACCGGTTTGAATATTAAATCATTTCTGTTAGCGCTGTCTTTAACACTGATGGTATCGGTTACGTCATTCCTTGATTATTTTAAGATCAGGGAAATTTTCTGGGCGGTGGAATTACCCCCTTACCTGTTTTGCGCCATGGCTTGCTTTTTTATGGTGTCCATCATCAGCTTCAGGAAAGATGCTGCTGGTATCAGTATCATTGACGTCGCTATCCTTGCATTTTTCTTCTATAGTGTTGTAAGTGCCTATATCCTGGCATCTCCCTTTCTGCCTGTAGACAGGATTTACAGCCTGGCAGGATGTATCATATACTATAGCTGGATCAGACTCGGCTTTTTTCGGAATGGGATGGTCACGGTACTTTACGGTATCCTCTTGGTATCATTTTTACAGGCCAGTTGGGGATTGCTGCAATATTTTGCCTTGTTGCCGTCCTTTGCCGGGAGGCCGGGAATCCAGGGAGGCTTTATCAACCCCGGTATATATGGGTGCTTTATGGCCGTCGGGCTGATTATTGGCCTTTACCTGGCCGGTATTTACAGAGGTCCGAAATTGGGGTTGATTTTATTGGCGATTGCTAATCTCATCATAGCGGCCGCCCTGGTGTTTTCACTTTCCCGTACGGCCTATGTCGCTGCAATATCGGGTATCTGTTTGTTGTTATTTTTCAGCTTTAAGGATAAAATTCGCCCGTTGTTTATCCGTTTCTGGCCTCTGCTAACAGTTATTATCGCAGCTGTGTTTGCCGCCCTTGCCTATTACCTGTGGCAGCGCAATACTTTATCAGTTTCGGGCAGGTTTCTGATCTGGAAGATCAGCGCCCGGATGTTTACTGAGCATCCTTTATGGGGAATAGGCTATGGCAATTTCTTTACCGAATATGGTAACTACCAGGCGGCCTACTTCCAGTCGGGCAAAGGCGCGCCGCAAGAGATACAAACCGCCGGGCTGAACTATTACCCCTTTAATGAGCTGTTAAGAGTCGCCATCGAAAACGGCATTATCGGCCTTGGCTTATTTATATCGGCCATTGTGCTCGCCTGTATCCAGGGTTGGCGTTCGGTTAAGGCAAAAGTTCCCAATGCTGCGCTTTTTACCACCTTGCTCATAGTTATCCTTGTCTTCGGGATGTTTTCTTACCCATTTCAAAGTGCCGCTATCAATTGCGTATTTTATTTCTCCATAGCGGTAATAGCGTCCGGTCAAAAGCCCTTGTTCGCGTTCCGCTTCAGCCGCATGGCTAAGGTTGCCCTTTTTATACCCGCCTGCCTACTGCTTTTGCTGTGCCTGCAAAAAATAAACGCGCTGCTCAGTTGGAGAAAAATAGAAAAAACCATGTTATACTCGGAAGGCGATGCCTTTAGGCAGTATGAGAAGACCTACCGCGTGCTGGGCAATAATGGCGCATTCTTATTTAACTATGGTGCCGAATTGGGCGAGATGGGCATTAATGACAAGAGTCTGCAAATACTGAGCCTGGCGAAGCGCTATTTAAGCGATGTAGAACTGTCAACACGCCTGGCCATGCTGAACAGCAAGCTGCATCAGGAAAAACAGGCGGAACAATATTATTTGACAGCTGCCTATATGGACCCGAAAAGGTTTGTCCCGTTGGATAACCTCTTCATCTTCTATCAAAATACCCGGCAAACGCAGAAAGCTCAGAATATGGCGCTCCTGATAATTAACAAGCCGGTAAAAGTACCTTCAGCAAAAATTGCGGTGATCAAAAACGCGGCCCGGCAATACTTACAAAACCTGGCACCAGTCGACATTAAAAACTAA
- a CDS encoding discoidin domain-containing protein, with product MFKINLFNKNNILIKAGIRLLLLIICQHSFSAFSQRPALTMQQKVTIAMNFAGENKAELQKVLDHYGASARDSLKLRAAYFLIANMTGHFSYTGYQRQGVDSLIRYIVKAKQVAGNDFWQPGTFIQLDRLWFNVMAYASAKHSGPENTFDNKAISANLLIENIEYAFKAWSLPWSRHLSFDQFCTYVLPYRFYDEPLESWRPRYMEKFGWLAKAMGKSTDPVLACKLINESLQREIPFNRGLERYNKALSPSDLLLAGQANCLNQAAAANFAMRAMGIPVALEVVRQWANRSFGHKFSSVIDKEGNFISIIGEEFLPHQTRLPYIAPKIFHLGYTIQDDSLMKARMSSGGLVADFDCFQTDATRQLIPVKDLMVTIRPGTVKPGETVYLCVFDNRDWAPVCASASPDGKSVLFKDMGLGVLYLPMVLRDKLMPVSSPLILQNDQSIKPVIVNKGANDTITLTRKYPLSQAKLDWLWLMLDGKFEGADNPDFSGAKPLYTVQNPFAMMLNRRRIPRSNFRYVRYCFPKNAYGSLAEICFYGDSLLKQPLKGQLIHSSKVHDSDVQKAFDGVLGNYIQTPDSSDYNGEWIGLDLGEPKAITGVGFSPRNDENGIDQYMSYELYYWDDQWISLGPGTRVEDQISKLKFSKVPKGALLWLRNHTVGNEERIFLYENHAQKWW from the coding sequence ATGTTTAAAATCAATCTATTCAATAAAAATAACATTTTAATAAAAGCAGGAATTCGCCTGCTTTTATTAATCATCTGCCAGCATAGTTTCAGCGCGTTTTCACAGCGGCCAGCACTCACCATGCAGCAAAAGGTTACTATAGCGATGAATTTCGCGGGTGAAAACAAAGCGGAATTGCAAAAAGTACTCGACCATTATGGCGCATCAGCCCGCGACAGCCTCAAGCTCAGGGCAGCTTACTTCCTGATCGCCAACATGACGGGGCACTTCAGTTATACCGGATACCAACGACAAGGCGTTGATTCGCTGATCCGTTACATCGTAAAAGCAAAACAGGTAGCCGGAAACGATTTCTGGCAACCGGGAACCTTTATTCAACTGGACCGGCTATGGTTCAACGTGATGGCCTATGCCTCGGCGAAGCATTCGGGGCCCGAAAATACGTTTGATAACAAGGCCATATCTGCCAATTTGCTGATCGAGAACATTGAATATGCTTTTAAAGCCTGGTCGTTGCCCTGGTCGCGTCACTTAAGTTTCGACCAGTTTTGTACTTATGTGCTGCCTTACCGCTTTTATGACGAACCCTTAGAATCATGGCGACCGCGTTATATGGAAAAGTTCGGCTGGTTAGCTAAAGCGATGGGTAAAAGTACCGACCCCGTTTTGGCCTGTAAGTTAATTAATGAATCGCTTCAACGTGAAATTCCTTTTAACAGGGGGCTTGAAAGATACAACAAGGCCCTCAGCCCGAGCGACCTGTTATTAGCAGGACAGGCCAACTGCCTTAATCAAGCCGCCGCCGCCAATTTTGCTATGCGTGCTATGGGCATACCGGTGGCGCTTGAGGTAGTGCGGCAGTGGGCAAACCGAAGTTTTGGGCATAAGTTTAGTAGTGTAATTGATAAAGAGGGTAACTTTATTTCAATTATAGGAGAAGAATTTCTTCCCCATCAAACCAGGTTACCCTACATAGCTCCAAAAATTTTCCATTTGGGCTATACCATCCAGGATGATAGTTTGATGAAAGCACGGATGAGCAGCGGCGGCCTGGTGGCCGATTTTGACTGCTTCCAAACTGATGCAACCCGGCAGCTTATCCCGGTAAAGGATTTAATGGTGACCATAAGGCCCGGCACTGTTAAACCAGGCGAAACGGTATACCTGTGTGTGTTTGATAACCGGGATTGGGCACCCGTTTGTGCTTCTGCCTCGCCGGACGGTAAGTCGGTATTATTTAAGGATATGGGGCTGGGCGTACTTTATCTGCCTATGGTTTTGCGCGATAAATTGATGCCGGTATCATCTCCGCTCATCCTGCAAAACGATCAATCTATCAAGCCGGTCATCGTTAATAAAGGAGCCAACGATACCATCACCCTGACGCGGAAATACCCGCTATCGCAGGCCAAGCTCGATTGGCTGTGGCTGATGCTGGATGGAAAATTTGAGGGAGCCGATAATCCGGATTTCTCCGGCGCGAAGCCCTTATATACCGTTCAAAATCCATTTGCCATGATGCTGAACCGGCGACGGATACCCCGGTCGAATTTTAGGTATGTACGTTACTGTTTCCCAAAGAACGCTTACGGCTCACTTGCCGAAATTTGTTTTTACGGAGATTCCTTGTTGAAGCAGCCCTTAAAGGGGCAACTCATTCATTCATCTAAAGTACATGATTCGGATGTGCAGAAAGCCTTTGACGGTGTTTTAGGAAATTATATCCAAACCCCTGACTCATCGGATTATAATGGCGAGTGGATAGGCCTGGACCTGGGCGAACCAAAGGCCATAACCGGGGTTGGATTTAGCCCCCGCAATGATGAAAATGGAATTGATCAGTACATGAGCTATGAGCTCTATTATTGGGACGATCAATGGATTTCCCTGGGGCCGGGAACACGCGTTGAGGATCAGATCAGTAAACTAAAATTCAGCAAGGTTCCAAAAGGAGCTTTGCTGTGGCTGCGAAACCATACCGTCGGAAACGAGGAAAGAATTTTCCTTTATGAAAACCATGCTCAAAAATGGTGGTAG
- a CDS encoding YdcF family protein → MKKILMIILLILSGRATIAQINKGYSKNYKFVHSNNLVADKNFYVLTVIDHTPEIKSILNANGQLNALLNNRIEILKQHVTDTCSLPSSLLGDFRWTKSDSANMALVLKELYVKNTGAFDVMIDNHLRPSGYYQRFINLNNQDLLVRAFGQYVIGINYIIDQFGFGKKMRYPRIDSPSYVVTSRYYRTVMKDIFAALDEHTDGMKQFYQPSLAVAMRLMDANDRDEPARFEPMETGANKKAFDRVKLIKWSNYKYATIVIPGNGPEITTTPISPDNKIHCDVAAERYLKGWAPFIIVSGGYCYPFQGPYCEAVQMKKYLMQKFEIPEDAIIIDPHARHTTTNFRNANRLIIRYGIHVDKPSVFITSKSQTDYVKNELFDKRNRNELGYLPYRDKTGISNHDIVFYPTYDSLHMDPFDPLDP, encoded by the coding sequence ATGAAAAAAATATTAATGATCATCCTGTTGATTTTAAGCGGCAGGGCTACCATTGCCCAGATCAACAAAGGATACAGCAAGAATTACAAATTTGTACACTCCAACAACCTGGTGGCCGACAAAAATTTTTACGTTCTCACGGTTATCGACCACACGCCCGAAATTAAAAGCATCCTGAACGCCAACGGGCAATTGAATGCCCTGCTTAACAACCGGATTGAAATTTTAAAACAACACGTAACCGATACCTGTAGCCTACCCTCCAGCCTACTCGGCGACTTTAGATGGACAAAGAGCGATTCGGCTAACATGGCGCTTGTTTTAAAGGAGCTGTATGTTAAAAACACCGGCGCTTTTGATGTGATGATCGATAACCATCTACGGCCATCGGGTTATTATCAACGCTTTATCAATTTAAATAACCAGGATTTATTGGTGCGGGCCTTTGGGCAGTACGTTATTGGTATTAATTACATCATCGATCAGTTTGGCTTTGGTAAAAAAATGCGCTACCCACGCATAGATTCGCCAAGCTATGTAGTCACCAGCCGCTATTACCGCACCGTGATGAAGGATATTTTTGCAGCGCTTGATGAACACACAGACGGTATGAAGCAGTTTTACCAGCCATCGTTAGCGGTAGCCATGCGCCTGATGGATGCCAATGATCGTGATGAACCGGCTCGGTTTGAACCCATGGAAACCGGTGCAAACAAAAAAGCTTTCGACAGGGTAAAGCTCATCAAATGGAGTAATTATAAATATGCCACCATTGTAATACCGGGCAACGGGCCGGAGATAACCACTACACCGATAAGCCCTGACAATAAAATACACTGCGATGTTGCCGCCGAACGTTATTTAAAAGGTTGGGCTCCATTTATAATAGTAAGCGGCGGCTATTGCTACCCCTTTCAGGGCCCGTACTGCGAGGCCGTGCAAATGAAAAAATATTTGATGCAAAAATTCGAAATCCCCGAAGACGCCATCATCATCGACCCACACGCCCGGCACACCACTACCAATTTTAGAAACGCAAACCGCCTGATTATTCGCTACGGTATTCATGTTGATAAACCTTCGGTTTTTATAACCAGCAAAAGCCAAACTGATTATGTTAAAAACGAACTGTTTGATAAAAGAAACAGGAACGAGTTAGGTTATTTGCCCTACAGGGATAAAACAGGAATCTCCAATCACGACATTGTTTTTTACCCCACTTATGATAGCCTCCACATGGATCCATTTGATCCTTTAGATCCATAG
- a CDS encoding glycerophosphodiester phosphodiesterase family protein, with product MKKFLTGYLLLVVLNTFGQLKPDAGKPNNQHFLWAVNQLNNKQSKSVLVTAHRCDWRNAPENSIRALNNCVDMGVDMAEFDIAKTKDGQLVIMHDKTIDRTTTGTGKPGDYTFSEIAQFYLKNGTGHPTVHHIPTLDEMLNTAKGKILVDIDKGYEYYDDIVPLLVKKDMLNQAVLNIYGLPLDMVKAAHPQIPDNLILQLIIDPKNPDAQKIIDSYSSHQKTIIQIIFSNDADPIISKIPAIKNKYAVWFNSLWPEQNGGHDDDKAVEENKPDETWGWLVNHGANIIQSDRPKSLLAYLKMKKKHI from the coding sequence ATGAAGAAATTTTTAACAGGGTACTTATTACTCGTTGTGTTAAACACGTTCGGCCAACTAAAACCCGACGCAGGCAAACCCAACAACCAGCATTTTTTGTGGGCTGTAAACCAATTAAATAACAAACAGTCCAAATCTGTTTTGGTAACCGCGCACCGCTGCGACTGGCGTAACGCTCCTGAAAACTCCATCAGGGCCTTAAATAATTGTGTGGATATGGGCGTAGATATGGCTGAGTTTGATATTGCCAAAACCAAAGACGGCCAGTTAGTGATTATGCACGATAAGACCATTGACCGCACCACAACCGGAACCGGAAAACCCGGCGATTATACCTTTAGCGAAATAGCCCAGTTTTATTTAAAAAACGGCACTGGCCACCCCACCGTGCACCACATACCCACTTTAGATGAAATGCTCAATACCGCCAAGGGAAAGATATTGGTTGATATAGATAAGGGCTATGAATATTATGATGACATAGTACCCCTACTGGTAAAAAAGGATATGTTAAACCAGGCTGTATTAAACATTTATGGTTTACCGCTGGATATGGTAAAAGCTGCGCATCCGCAAATACCGGATAACCTGATATTGCAATTGATTATAGACCCTAAAAATCCGGACGCGCAAAAGATAATTGACTCTTACAGCAGTCATCAAAAAACAATCATTCAAATTATTTTCAGTAACGATGCCGATCCCATCATCAGTAAAATACCGGCTATCAAAAACAAGTATGCTGTTTGGTTTAACTCCCTTTGGCCCGAGCAAAACGGCGGACATGACGATGATAAGGCTGTTGAAGAAAATAAACCTGATGAAACCTGGGGGTGGCTGGTTAACCATGGTGCCAACATTATTCAAAGCGACAGGCCCAAATCCTTATTGGCTTATTTAAAAATGAAGAAAAAGCACATCTGA
- a CDS encoding glycoside hydrolase domain-containing protein produces the protein MKPILFILTLFLYQISQAQQGPAALVNVFVGSSGDHGQMSPAASYPFSMLSIGPQTYPKLHMGYEHKAKTFLGFTHNRFEGVGCQGSGGNILIKPFLGDNPQNCILSKSAEQAQPGYYQVKFSNQIDVKLGVYKNSGIEVYHFPQGKKGLAIDLSHTLANRFVAEEHHQNASGISGWIESRTTCNVGTYRVYYAIRFDRPVNLAAVNAHTLVVGLDDQASQLQLNVAFSSVDEVHAGAAIATDNFEQLKAKSFEDWNQVLNQVEVQGDEARRALFYSLLYRTAQSPYIVSESDGSYRATNGSLQHTSHDVYNGWAIWDNYRTQLPLLSILYPERYQSITSSIAGLYQYGKKDYATQHEPSNTVRTEHAIVVLLDAYRKGYPVNWASITDSLVAENNRLDYSHPDKALESSYDTWALSQIMGLTGKPELSAQYKQKALTYKEYWKADFKDLTKPDVDRMPARGLYQGTIWQYRWFVPFDVKGLIELTGGRDAYLSQLDQFFDNDYYNHANEPDIQVPLMYNATTEPWKSQALMHKYAVDTVVQYYFNDNSRGIDPFIDVIYQNKPDTYVRTMDDDAGAMSAWFVFTAFGFSPACVGWPVYYLNVPLFSHIKIALPNGKSFTVKVENYNKDYRYIRQATLNGKPFNQNWITHQQIMQGGTLVITAADKPNKEWGIANTWLSDINLK, from the coding sequence ATGAAGCCAATCCTCTTTATCTTAACGCTGTTTTTATACCAAATATCGCAGGCGCAGCAAGGCCCCGCCGCATTGGTCAATGTTTTTGTAGGTTCTTCCGGCGATCATGGCCAAATGTCGCCAGCGGCATCTTATCCGTTCAGCATGTTAAGCATCGGGCCGCAAACCTATCCAAAGCTGCATATGGGTTATGAGCATAAGGCAAAAACCTTTTTGGGTTTTACCCATAACCGTTTTGAGGGGGTGGGCTGCCAGGGTAGCGGAGGTAATATTTTAATTAAACCGTTTTTAGGTGATAATCCCCAAAATTGCATTTTATCCAAATCGGCGGAACAGGCCCAACCGGGTTATTACCAGGTTAAGTTCAGCAATCAAATTGACGTTAAGCTGGGTGTCTACAAAAATTCGGGTATTGAGGTTTATCACTTCCCGCAAGGAAAAAAAGGATTGGCTATTGATTTGAGCCATACCCTGGCTAACCGCTTTGTAGCCGAAGAACATCATCAAAACGCATCCGGGATAAGTGGCTGGATAGAATCGCGAACAACCTGCAACGTTGGCACTTATCGCGTTTACTACGCTATTCGATTTGACAGGCCCGTAAACCTGGCAGCAGTTAACGCGCATACGCTGGTAGTTGGCCTTGATGACCAAGCCTCGCAACTGCAGTTAAATGTAGCTTTCTCGTCTGTTGACGAAGTGCATGCCGGGGCAGCCATAGCCACAGATAATTTTGAGCAGCTCAAGGCCAAAAGTTTTGAGGATTGGAACCAGGTTTTAAACCAGGTTGAAGTACAGGGCGACGAGGCCAGAAGAGCGCTTTTTTATTCGCTACTTTATCGCACCGCACAATCTCCATACATAGTATCCGAGTCCGACGGCAGCTACCGGGCAACAAACGGCAGCCTGCAGCATACCAGCCACGATGTGTATAACGGCTGGGCAATATGGGATAATTACCGTACACAATTGCCTTTGCTTTCCATATTGTATCCCGAAAGGTATCAATCCATCACCAGTTCTATCGCCGGTTTATATCAATACGGTAAAAAGGATTATGCCACTCAACACGAACCATCCAACACCGTGCGCACTGAGCATGCCATTGTAGTTTTATTGGATGCGTACAGAAAAGGCTACCCGGTAAACTGGGCTTCCATTACCGATTCCCTGGTCGCCGAAAACAACCGGCTGGATTATTCTCATCCCGATAAAGCCTTAGAATCAAGCTATGATACCTGGGCATTGTCGCAAATAATGGGGCTTACCGGCAAACCTGAATTGAGCGCTCAATACAAACAGAAAGCCTTAACCTATAAAGAATATTGGAAAGCCGATTTTAAAGACCTCACCAAACCTGATGTTGACCGCATGCCCGCGCGCGGCCTGTACCAGGGCACCATTTGGCAGTACCGCTGGTTTGTACCCTTTGATGTTAAAGGATTGATAGAACTTACCGGTGGCCGGGATGCTTACCTTAGTCAGCTTGACCAGTTTTTTGATAACGATTATTATAACCATGCTAACGAACCCGATATACAGGTACCTTTAATGTACAATGCCACAACCGAGCCCTGGAAATCGCAGGCACTGATGCATAAATACGCGGTTGATACCGTAGTGCAATATTACTTTAACGATAACAGCCGGGGGATAGACCCTTTTATAGACGTTATTTACCAAAACAAGCCCGATACCTACGTACGCACCATGGATGATGATGCAGGTGCTATGTCGGCCTGGTTTGTGTTTACGGCTTTTGGCTTTTCGCCCGCTTGTGTGGGCTGGCCGGTTTATTATTTAAATGTGCCGCTGTTTAGCCATATTAAAATTGCTTTACCCAACGGAAAAAGTTTCACGGTAAAGGTGGAGAATTATAACAAAGATTATCGCTACATCAGGCAGGCCACACTCAACGGCAAACCCTTCAATCAAAACTGGATTACCCATCAGCAAATTATGCAGGGCGGTACTTTAGTTATCACGGCAGCGGATAAACCCAATAAAGAATGGGGAATTGCGAACACGTGGTTATCAGATATTAACTTGAAATAG
- a CDS encoding RagB/SusD family nutrient uptake outer membrane protein: MKNKRITMACLAVFIVLSTSCQKSFLEQTNPNAINLDVNFKAPNDVLLAVNGIYQSLRSSNCIGEDSGLWTDERSDDTGRNDSQSNAGEPFQFNNFSLLPSNTYLKSHWVALYQTITRANIVLSNIDKVTFTDANLKLQYTAEAKFLRALMYFHLVRKWGDVPLVTKQLAYVDLPDFTFREKQATVYAQIVADLSDVINNSPLPNLQTGANIGHASKAAANTLLGQVYLTMATTQDQTNRQTNLTNAKTYLMNAYNMRTFTTLSTIPYTDVFDVAKKSTCAELIFQIVYKQGDVTYSSDIAANNQATGENINSQKVVTGVGGNVTHDLINEYETNDPRMAFSVKYANASSVKDWFITKFRDTSPAAGTLGYGGNDWNLMRYADVILMLAEVNLYLGDEATATQYLDMVRTRAGMPTYATSMTNTSYSSKFPTLKLAILHERRVELAFEHHRWFDLLRFFTTDELVTYFKSKSQADFGAAQLSNFSTKDRYYPIPFDEYKLDPIKMYQNPGYN; encoded by the coding sequence ATGAAAAATAAACGGATTACAATGGCATGCCTCGCAGTGTTTATCGTACTGAGCACATCATGTCAAAAAAGCTTTTTGGAACAAACCAACCCTAACGCCATTAACCTGGATGTTAACTTTAAAGCCCCAAACGATGTTTTACTGGCGGTTAACGGCATCTATCAATCTTTACGTTCAAGCAATTGCATTGGCGAAGATAGCGGCTTATGGACGGATGAAAGATCTGACGATACGGGCCGTAACGATAGCCAGTCGAACGCCGGAGAACCATTTCAATTCAATAACTTTTCGCTGCTGCCCAGCAATACTTATCTAAAAAGCCATTGGGTAGCCTTGTACCAAACCATTACACGGGCCAATATCGTTTTGTCAAATATTGATAAGGTCACCTTTACCGATGCTAACCTAAAACTTCAGTATACTGCCGAGGCTAAATTTTTACGCGCTTTGATGTATTTCCATCTGGTACGCAAATGGGGTGATGTGCCTTTGGTAACCAAACAATTAGCTTATGTTGATTTGCCCGATTTCACTTTCCGCGAAAAGCAGGCTACCGTTTATGCGCAAATTGTGGCCGATTTAAGCGACGTCATCAACAATAGCCCCTTGCCTAACCTGCAAACAGGCGCTAACATTGGCCATGCCTCAAAAGCGGCAGCCAATACACTGCTGGGCCAGGTATACCTCACCATGGCTACCACGCAAGACCAGACGAACCGCCAGACGAATCTCACTAACGCCAAAACTTACCTGATGAATGCTTACAACATGCGTACTTTCACAACACTAAGCACCATCCCTTATACCGATGTGTTTGATGTGGCTAAAAAGTCGACCTGCGCTGAGCTTATTTTTCAGATTGTATACAAACAGGGCGATGTAACTTACAGTTCGGATATTGCTGCCAACAACCAGGCTACCGGCGAAAATATCAACTCGCAAAAAGTAGTTACCGGCGTAGGGGGCAACGTTACCCACGATTTAATTAACGAGTACGAAACCAACGATCCGCGCATGGCCTTCTCGGTTAAATATGCTAACGCATCTTCCGTTAAAGACTGGTTCATTACCAAATTCAGGGATACCAGCCCCGCTGCCGGCACGTTGGGTTATGGCGGTAACGACTGGAACCTGATGCGTTATGCCGATGTGATTTTAATGCTTGCCGAAGTAAACCTGTATTTAGGCGACGAAGCTACGGCGACACAATATTTAGATATGGTGCGTACGCGCGCAGGTATGCCAACCTACGCTACATCTATGACTAATACTTCCTACAGCAGCAAATTCCCTACACTTAAACTGGCTATACTGCATGAGCGCCGGGTAGAACTGGCCTTTGAGCATCACCGCTGGTTTGATTTGCTGAGGTTTTTTACAACCGACGAGTTGGTTACCTATTTTAAAAGCAAAAGCCAGGCAGATTTTGGCGCGGCCCAGCTTTCTAATTTTTCAACAAAGGATCGCTATTATCCCATCCCGTTTGATGAGTATAAACTCGATCCGATAAAAATGTACCAAAACCCCGGCTATAATTAA